The Phoenix dactylifera cultivar Barhee BC4 chromosome 15, palm_55x_up_171113_PBpolish2nd_filt_p, whole genome shotgun sequence genome contains a region encoding:
- the LOC103707909 gene encoding ubiquitin carboxyl-terminal hydrolase 3 isoform X1, whose protein sequence is MGAAGSKLEKALGDQFPEGERYFGLENFGNTCYCNSVLQALYFCVPFREQLLEYYANNKNLGETEENLMTCLADLFTQISSQKKKTGVIAPKRFVQRVKKQNEYFRSYMHQDAHEFLNFLLNELVEVLEKESSAATSSPETSSASEKTANGPVHPQANGVRKEPLVTWVHKSFQGILTNETRCLRCETVTARDETFFDLSLDIEQNSSITSCLKNFSSTETLNAEDKFFCDKCCSLQEAQKRMKIKKPPHILVIHLKRFKYIEQLGRYKKLSYRVVFPLELKLNNTVDDADSEYSLFAVVVHVGSGPNHGHYVSLVKSHNHWLFFDDENVEMIDESTVQTFFGSAQEYSGNTDHGYILFYESLRW, encoded by the exons ATGGGAGCCGCGGGTTCCAAGCTCGAGAAGGCTCTTGGAGACCAGTTCCCCGAAGGCGAGCGGTACTTCGGCCTCGAGAACTTCGGCAATACTTGCTACTGTAACAGCGTCTTGCAG GCATTATATTTTTGTGTTCCATTCAGGGAGCAGTTACTAGaatattatgcaaacaacaagaaccTCGGAGAGACAGAGGAGAACCTTATGACATGTTTGGCAGATTTGTTCACTCAG ATAAgttcccaaaagaaaaaaactggTGTTATTGCTCCAAAGCGTTTTGTGCAGAGAGTGAAGAAACAGAACGAGTATTTCCGTAGTTACATGCACCAG GATGCACATGAGTTTTTGAATTTCTTGCTGAACGAGCTTGTTGAAGTTCTTGAGAAAGAGTCTAGTGCTGCAACAAGTTCCCCTGAAACCTCATCAGCATCAGAAAAGACTGCTAATGGGCCAGTCCACCCTCAAGCAAACGGAGTTCGTAAAGAGCCACTTGTTACATGGGTCCATAAGAGTTTTCAG GGTATATTAACCAATGAAACTAGATGCTTACGGTGTGAAACGGTCACTGCAAGGGATGAAACCTTTTTTGACTTGAGCCTTGACATTGAGCAAAATAGTTCTATAACAAGCTGCCTCAAAAACTTCAGTTCAACAGAGACTTTAAATGCTGAAGACAAGTTCTTCTGTGACAAGTGCTGCAG TTTGCAGGAAGCCCAGAAAAGGATGAAGATCAAGAAGCCGCCACATATCCTTGTGATCCATCTCAAGCGCTTCAAGTATATTGAGCAGCTTGGGCGATACAAGAAACTGTCATACCGGGTTGTGTTTCCCTTGGAGTTGAAGCTTAACAACACGGTTGATGATGCAGACTCTGAGTACTCTCTCTTTGCTGTTGTGGTCCATGTCGGGAGTGGTCCCAACCATGGACACTATGTCAGCCTTGTTAAAAGCCACAACCATTGGTTGTTCTTTGATGATGAAAATGTGGAGATGATAGATGAGTCCACTGTGCAGACATTCTTTGGGTCTGCGCAGGAGTACTCAGGCAATACAGATCATGGGTACATCTTATTCTATGAGAGCCTCAGGTGGTAG
- the LOC103707909 gene encoding ubiquitin carboxyl-terminal hydrolase 4 isoform X2, whose protein sequence is MFGRFVHSVLLYPSSRLLWSNTGIFGCFIFVISSQKKKTGVIAPKRFVQRVKKQNEYFRSYMHQDAHEFLNFLLNELVEVLEKESSAATSSPETSSASEKTANGPVHPQANGVRKEPLVTWVHKSFQGILTNETRCLRCETVTARDETFFDLSLDIEQNSSITSCLKNFSSTETLNAEDKFFCDKCCSLQEAQKRMKIKKPPHILVIHLKRFKYIEQLGRYKKLSYRVVFPLELKLNNTVDDADSEYSLFAVVVHVGSGPNHGHYVSLVKSHNHWLFFDDENVEMIDESTVQTFFGSAQEYSGNTDHGYILFYESLRW, encoded by the exons ATGTTTGGCAGATTTGTTCACTCAG TGTTACTGTATCCTTCATCTAGGTTATTGTGGAGCAATACTGGAATATTTGGCTGCTTTATTTTTGTA ATAAgttcccaaaagaaaaaaactggTGTTATTGCTCCAAAGCGTTTTGTGCAGAGAGTGAAGAAACAGAACGAGTATTTCCGTAGTTACATGCACCAG GATGCACATGAGTTTTTGAATTTCTTGCTGAACGAGCTTGTTGAAGTTCTTGAGAAAGAGTCTAGTGCTGCAACAAGTTCCCCTGAAACCTCATCAGCATCAGAAAAGACTGCTAATGGGCCAGTCCACCCTCAAGCAAACGGAGTTCGTAAAGAGCCACTTGTTACATGGGTCCATAAGAGTTTTCAG GGTATATTAACCAATGAAACTAGATGCTTACGGTGTGAAACGGTCACTGCAAGGGATGAAACCTTTTTTGACTTGAGCCTTGACATTGAGCAAAATAGTTCTATAACAAGCTGCCTCAAAAACTTCAGTTCAACAGAGACTTTAAATGCTGAAGACAAGTTCTTCTGTGACAAGTGCTGCAG TTTGCAGGAAGCCCAGAAAAGGATGAAGATCAAGAAGCCGCCACATATCCTTGTGATCCATCTCAAGCGCTTCAAGTATATTGAGCAGCTTGGGCGATACAAGAAACTGTCATACCGGGTTGTGTTTCCCTTGGAGTTGAAGCTTAACAACACGGTTGATGATGCAGACTCTGAGTACTCTCTCTTTGCTGTTGTGGTCCATGTCGGGAGTGGTCCCAACCATGGACACTATGTCAGCCTTGTTAAAAGCCACAACCATTGGTTGTTCTTTGATGATGAAAATGTGGAGATGATAGATGAGTCCACTGTGCAGACATTCTTTGGGTCTGCGCAGGAGTACTCAGGCAATACAGATCATGGGTACATCTTATTCTATGAGAGCCTCAGGTGGTAG
- the LOC103707908 gene encoding LIN1-like protein isoform X4 encodes MEGKGQSSRPKRPLPDDDSDPSPLQRRARFPKAKKAKKGNELSFGGDGDEEDFQPRFDAQLAAKERAKRRSQLREEELFRDQVDISSAEVHYEDDANFEEDGIRIEPFNLKQEREEGYFDENGNFVEYASQHDIKDAWLDNVEVDTRFAKKHQEKVSAEEDYQDLSSEDIGKIKRNIANLLQPGETIIQALKRLKGTSSDNRGKMSLDAKHMFDQLTEYAMKLMENGEYNAYHEERETFEREAEGYERVARAKNGTLESADIGNSDAKNREDIFSDGMGHATHNSLIWDMEPGPSEANASTLLVSSNDAGDKFDMFADDDENGDENLRFDGSAVGSGSTSEPVLQPTSGSLDSNDLDSAAADGGLRSDYVYDPSSGYSFDEQTGAYNEVQNVASVEN; translated from the exons ATGGAAGGGAAGGGCCAAAGTTCTCGCCCCAAGCGTCCGCTTCCCGACGACGATTCCGACCCGTCCCCGCT GCAGAGGAGGGCTAGGTTTCCGAAGGCGAAGAAGGCGAAGAAGGGCAACGAGCTCTCGTTCGGCGGTGATGGAGACGAGGAGGACTTCCAGCCGAGGTTTGACGCCCAGCTCGCCGCTAAGGAGCGTGCCAAGCGCCGAAGCCAGTTGAGAGAGGAGGAGCTGTTCCGGGACCAGGTGGACATATCCTCTGCCGAGGTTCACTATGAG GATGATGCTAATTTTGAAGAGGATGGTATTCGAATAGAACCATTTAATTTGaagcaagaaagagaagagggaTACTTTGACGAAAATGGAAATTTTGTTGAATATGCAAGTCAGCATGATATTAAG GATGCGTGGCTGGATAATGTTGAAGTTGATACGAGATTCGCAAAAAAACATCAGGAGAAAGTAAGTGCAGAAGAAGACTATCAGGACCTTTCTTCAGAGGATATAGGAAAGATAAAGAGGAATATTGCAAATTTACTTCAGCCAGGAGAAACG ATCATACAAGCTTTAAAAAGGCTTAAAGGCACTTCCAGTGACAACAGAGGAAAGATGTCATTAGACGCAAAACATATGTTTGATCAACTCACTGAATATGCCATGAAACTTATGGAGAATGGTGAATACA ATGCTTACCATGAGGAACGTGAAACTTTCGAGCGGGAGGCAG AAGGATATGAGCGCGTAGCTCGTGCAAAGAATGGTACTTTAGAAAGCGCAGATATTGGAAATTCTGATGCCAAGAACAGGGAAGATATTTTTTCGGATGGTATGGGACATGCAACACACAATTCTTTGATATGGGACATGGAGCCTGGTCCTTCTGAAGCAAATGCCTCTACTCTACTAGTCTCATCTAATGATGCCGGTGACAAATTTGACATGTTTGCGGACGATGATGAGAATGGTGATGAAAATCTTCGGTTTGATGGCAGTGCTGTGGGTTCAGGTTCTACTTCTGAACCAGTTCTTCAACCCACTTCCGGAAGCTTAGATTCAAATGACTTAGATTCTGCAG CTGCTGATGGAGGACTGAGGTCAGATTATGTATATGATCCATCATCTGG GTATTCTTTTGATGAGCAAACTGGTGCATACAATGAGGTCCAGAATGTTGCCTCTGTCGAAAATTAA
- the LOC103707908 gene encoding LIN1-like protein isoform X1, whose protein sequence is MEGKGQSSRPKRPLPDDDSDPSPLQRRARFPKAKKAKKGNELSFGGDGDEEDFQPRFDAQLAAKERAKRRSQLREEELFRDQVDISSAEVHYEDDANFEEDGIRIEPFNLKQEREEGYFDENGNFVEYASQHDIKDAWLDNVEVDTRFAKKHQEKVSAEEDYQDLSSEDIGKIKRNIANLLQPGETIIQALKRLKGTSSDNRGKMSLDAKHMFDQLTEYAMKLMENGEYNAYHEERETFEREAEGYERVARAKNGTLESADIGNSDAKNREDIFSDGMGHATHNSLIWDMEPGPSEANASTLLVSSNDAGDKFDMFADDDENGDENLRFDGSAVGSGSTSEPVLQPTSGSLDSNDLDSAEAADGGLRSDYVYDPSSGYYYSSSLGYYYDPASGLYCCAASGTWYSFDEQTGAYNEVQNVASVEN, encoded by the exons ATGGAAGGGAAGGGCCAAAGTTCTCGCCCCAAGCGTCCGCTTCCCGACGACGATTCCGACCCGTCCCCGCT GCAGAGGAGGGCTAGGTTTCCGAAGGCGAAGAAGGCGAAGAAGGGCAACGAGCTCTCGTTCGGCGGTGATGGAGACGAGGAGGACTTCCAGCCGAGGTTTGACGCCCAGCTCGCCGCTAAGGAGCGTGCCAAGCGCCGAAGCCAGTTGAGAGAGGAGGAGCTGTTCCGGGACCAGGTGGACATATCCTCTGCCGAGGTTCACTATGAG GATGATGCTAATTTTGAAGAGGATGGTATTCGAATAGAACCATTTAATTTGaagcaagaaagagaagagggaTACTTTGACGAAAATGGAAATTTTGTTGAATATGCAAGTCAGCATGATATTAAG GATGCGTGGCTGGATAATGTTGAAGTTGATACGAGATTCGCAAAAAAACATCAGGAGAAAGTAAGTGCAGAAGAAGACTATCAGGACCTTTCTTCAGAGGATATAGGAAAGATAAAGAGGAATATTGCAAATTTACTTCAGCCAGGAGAAACG ATCATACAAGCTTTAAAAAGGCTTAAAGGCACTTCCAGTGACAACAGAGGAAAGATGTCATTAGACGCAAAACATATGTTTGATCAACTCACTGAATATGCCATGAAACTTATGGAGAATGGTGAATACA ATGCTTACCATGAGGAACGTGAAACTTTCGAGCGGGAGGCAG AAGGATATGAGCGCGTAGCTCGTGCAAAGAATGGTACTTTAGAAAGCGCAGATATTGGAAATTCTGATGCCAAGAACAGGGAAGATATTTTTTCGGATGGTATGGGACATGCAACACACAATTCTTTGATATGGGACATGGAGCCTGGTCCTTCTGAAGCAAATGCCTCTACTCTACTAGTCTCATCTAATGATGCCGGTGACAAATTTGACATGTTTGCGGACGATGATGAGAATGGTGATGAAAATCTTCGGTTTGATGGCAGTGCTGTGGGTTCAGGTTCTACTTCTGAACCAGTTCTTCAACCCACTTCCGGAAGCTTAGATTCAAATGACTTAGATTCTGCAG AAGCTGCTGATGGAGGACTGAGGTCAGATTATGTATATGATCCATCATCTGG CTATTACTATAGCAGCAGCTTGGGCTATTATTATGACCCTGCATCAGGACTGTATTGCTGTGCTGCATCAGGAACATG GTATTCTTTTGATGAGCAAACTGGTGCATACAATGAGGTCCAGAATGTTGCCTCTGTCGAAAATTAA
- the LOC103707908 gene encoding LIN1-like protein isoform X3: MEGKGQSSRPKRPLPDDDSDPSPLQRRARFPKAKKAKKGNELSFGGDGDEEDFQPRFDAQLAAKERAKRRSQLREEELFRDQVDISSAEVHYEDDANFEEDGIRIEPFNLKQEREEGYFDENGNFVEYASQHDIKDAWLDNVEVDTRFAKKHQEKVSAEEDYQDLSSEDIGKIKRNIANLLQPGETIIQALKRLKGTSSDNRGKMSLDAKHMFDQLTEYAMKLMENGEYNAYHEERETFEREAEGYERVARAKNGTLESADIGNSDAKNREDIFSDGMGHATHNSLIWDMEPGPSEANASTLLVSSNDAGDKFDMFADDDENGDENLRFDGSAVGSGSTSEPVLQPTSGSLDSNDLDSAEAADGGLRSDYVYDPSSGYSFDEQTGAYNEVQNVASVEN, translated from the exons ATGGAAGGGAAGGGCCAAAGTTCTCGCCCCAAGCGTCCGCTTCCCGACGACGATTCCGACCCGTCCCCGCT GCAGAGGAGGGCTAGGTTTCCGAAGGCGAAGAAGGCGAAGAAGGGCAACGAGCTCTCGTTCGGCGGTGATGGAGACGAGGAGGACTTCCAGCCGAGGTTTGACGCCCAGCTCGCCGCTAAGGAGCGTGCCAAGCGCCGAAGCCAGTTGAGAGAGGAGGAGCTGTTCCGGGACCAGGTGGACATATCCTCTGCCGAGGTTCACTATGAG GATGATGCTAATTTTGAAGAGGATGGTATTCGAATAGAACCATTTAATTTGaagcaagaaagagaagagggaTACTTTGACGAAAATGGAAATTTTGTTGAATATGCAAGTCAGCATGATATTAAG GATGCGTGGCTGGATAATGTTGAAGTTGATACGAGATTCGCAAAAAAACATCAGGAGAAAGTAAGTGCAGAAGAAGACTATCAGGACCTTTCTTCAGAGGATATAGGAAAGATAAAGAGGAATATTGCAAATTTACTTCAGCCAGGAGAAACG ATCATACAAGCTTTAAAAAGGCTTAAAGGCACTTCCAGTGACAACAGAGGAAAGATGTCATTAGACGCAAAACATATGTTTGATCAACTCACTGAATATGCCATGAAACTTATGGAGAATGGTGAATACA ATGCTTACCATGAGGAACGTGAAACTTTCGAGCGGGAGGCAG AAGGATATGAGCGCGTAGCTCGTGCAAAGAATGGTACTTTAGAAAGCGCAGATATTGGAAATTCTGATGCCAAGAACAGGGAAGATATTTTTTCGGATGGTATGGGACATGCAACACACAATTCTTTGATATGGGACATGGAGCCTGGTCCTTCTGAAGCAAATGCCTCTACTCTACTAGTCTCATCTAATGATGCCGGTGACAAATTTGACATGTTTGCGGACGATGATGAGAATGGTGATGAAAATCTTCGGTTTGATGGCAGTGCTGTGGGTTCAGGTTCTACTTCTGAACCAGTTCTTCAACCCACTTCCGGAAGCTTAGATTCAAATGACTTAGATTCTGCAG AAGCTGCTGATGGAGGACTGAGGTCAGATTATGTATATGATCCATCATCTGG GTATTCTTTTGATGAGCAAACTGGTGCATACAATGAGGTCCAGAATGTTGCCTCTGTCGAAAATTAA
- the LOC103707908 gene encoding LIN1-like protein isoform X2: MEGKGQSSRPKRPLPDDDSDPSPLQRRARFPKAKKAKKGNELSFGGDGDEEDFQPRFDAQLAAKERAKRRSQLREEELFRDQVDISSAEVHYEDDANFEEDGIRIEPFNLKQEREEGYFDENGNFVEYASQHDIKDAWLDNVEVDTRFAKKHQEKVSAEEDYQDLSSEDIGKIKRNIANLLQPGETIIQALKRLKGTSSDNRGKMSLDAKHMFDQLTEYAMKLMENGEYNAYHEERETFEREAEGYERVARAKNGTLESADIGNSDAKNREDIFSDGMGHATHNSLIWDMEPGPSEANASTLLVSSNDAGDKFDMFADDDENGDENLRFDGSAVGSGSTSEPVLQPTSGSLDSNDLDSAAADGGLRSDYVYDPSSGYYYSSSLGYYYDPASGLYCCAASGTWYSFDEQTGAYNEVQNVASVEN; this comes from the exons ATGGAAGGGAAGGGCCAAAGTTCTCGCCCCAAGCGTCCGCTTCCCGACGACGATTCCGACCCGTCCCCGCT GCAGAGGAGGGCTAGGTTTCCGAAGGCGAAGAAGGCGAAGAAGGGCAACGAGCTCTCGTTCGGCGGTGATGGAGACGAGGAGGACTTCCAGCCGAGGTTTGACGCCCAGCTCGCCGCTAAGGAGCGTGCCAAGCGCCGAAGCCAGTTGAGAGAGGAGGAGCTGTTCCGGGACCAGGTGGACATATCCTCTGCCGAGGTTCACTATGAG GATGATGCTAATTTTGAAGAGGATGGTATTCGAATAGAACCATTTAATTTGaagcaagaaagagaagagggaTACTTTGACGAAAATGGAAATTTTGTTGAATATGCAAGTCAGCATGATATTAAG GATGCGTGGCTGGATAATGTTGAAGTTGATACGAGATTCGCAAAAAAACATCAGGAGAAAGTAAGTGCAGAAGAAGACTATCAGGACCTTTCTTCAGAGGATATAGGAAAGATAAAGAGGAATATTGCAAATTTACTTCAGCCAGGAGAAACG ATCATACAAGCTTTAAAAAGGCTTAAAGGCACTTCCAGTGACAACAGAGGAAAGATGTCATTAGACGCAAAACATATGTTTGATCAACTCACTGAATATGCCATGAAACTTATGGAGAATGGTGAATACA ATGCTTACCATGAGGAACGTGAAACTTTCGAGCGGGAGGCAG AAGGATATGAGCGCGTAGCTCGTGCAAAGAATGGTACTTTAGAAAGCGCAGATATTGGAAATTCTGATGCCAAGAACAGGGAAGATATTTTTTCGGATGGTATGGGACATGCAACACACAATTCTTTGATATGGGACATGGAGCCTGGTCCTTCTGAAGCAAATGCCTCTACTCTACTAGTCTCATCTAATGATGCCGGTGACAAATTTGACATGTTTGCGGACGATGATGAGAATGGTGATGAAAATCTTCGGTTTGATGGCAGTGCTGTGGGTTCAGGTTCTACTTCTGAACCAGTTCTTCAACCCACTTCCGGAAGCTTAGATTCAAATGACTTAGATTCTGCAG CTGCTGATGGAGGACTGAGGTCAGATTATGTATATGATCCATCATCTGG CTATTACTATAGCAGCAGCTTGGGCTATTATTATGACCCTGCATCAGGACTGTATTGCTGTGCTGCATCAGGAACATG GTATTCTTTTGATGAGCAAACTGGTGCATACAATGAGGTCCAGAATGTTGCCTCTGTCGAAAATTAA
- the LOC103707907 gene encoding deSI-like protein At4g17486, producing MRSLLSSSSSSLRDQANGGSSSSNRTHIYLNVYDLTPINNYLYWFGLGIFHSGIEVHGMEYGFGAHEYPTSGVFEVEPKSCPGFIFRRSVFLGTTDMSHSEFRLFIEHLAGRYHGDSYHLIAKNCNHFTDDVCIRLTGKRIPGWVNRLARLGSFCNCLLPETIQITAVRHLPEHLELSDGSESVASSTVGESDEEPDHQLLMVPNRDSAFSKDKPVRLAMDVM from the exons ATGCGTTCGCTTTTGTCgagctcctcttcttccttgaggGATCAGGCCAATGGcggaagcagcagcagcaatcgGACCCATATCTACCTTAATGTCTACGATCTCACCCCAATCAACAACTATCTCTACTGGTTCGGCCTTGGAATCTTCCATTCTGGCATTGAAG TACATGGCATGGAGTATGGATTTGGAGCTCATGAATACCCGACCAGTGGAGTGTTCGAGGTAGAACCGAAAAGCTGCCCTGGTTTTATCTTCAGGCGTTCTGTGTTTCTGGGCACCACAGACATGTCCCATTCAGAGTTTCGTTTGTTCATTGAACACCTTGCTGGAAGATATCATGGTGACTCCTACCACTTGATCGCCAAAAATTGCAATCATTTTACAGACGATGTGTGTATCCGTTTGACTGGAAAGCGAATTCCAGGATGGGTGAACCGTCTTGCAAGATTAG GATCTTTTTGCAACTGTCTTCTACCGGAAACTATTCAGATCACAGCAGTCAGACATTTACCAGAGCATCTCGAATTGTCAG ATGGGTCCGAGTCAGTGGCATCGTCAACTGTTGGTGAGAGCGATGAGGAACCAGATCATCAGCTACTGATGGTGCCAAACCGTGATTCAGCTTTTTCTAAAGACAAGCCAGTGAGGCTTGCTATGGATGTGATGTAG